One Weissella coleopterorum DNA segment encodes these proteins:
- the prfB gene encoding peptide chain release factor 2, translating to MELVEIRHELEVIKIEVTNLGENLDLDALNDQIAANEDLMGQPDFWNDNVAAQALIDENNDVKQRRDNYLQLQNGIESVETSLELLSEVADPEMETELEVEFQALQSQLEQYRLEQLLNEPYDANNAILEIHPGSGGTESADWGANLQRMYTRWAEKHRFHVEILDYHPGDVAGIDSVTLKISGHNAFGYLRSERGVHRFVRISPFDSAGRRHTSFVSVDIMPELDESIEIDINPADVKMDVYRASGAGGQHINKTSSAVRLTHLPTGIVVASQQQRSQFQNKDTAYGMLKAKLYQLEMDKKEAERAEISGDHLDNGWGSQIRSYVFQPYRMVKDHRTNYENGNPQGVMDGNLDGFMNAYLQWKLGLLNPE from the coding sequence ATGGAATTAGTTGAAATTCGGCATGAACTGGAAGTCATTAAAATAGAAGTTACCAATCTCGGTGAAAATCTAGATTTAGACGCCTTAAATGATCAAATTGCGGCCAACGAAGATCTGATGGGGCAGCCAGATTTTTGGAATGATAATGTGGCGGCCCAGGCTTTAATTGATGAAAACAACGATGTGAAACAGCGACGAGATAATTATCTCCAGTTGCAAAACGGGATTGAATCAGTGGAAACTTCACTTGAATTATTAAGTGAAGTTGCTGATCCAGAAATGGAAACGGAGCTGGAAGTTGAGTTTCAAGCATTACAAAGTCAACTAGAGCAATACCGTTTAGAACAACTACTCAACGAGCCGTATGATGCTAATAATGCGATCTTAGAAATTCATCCGGGCTCAGGGGGAACTGAGTCTGCTGATTGGGGGGCAAACTTGCAAAGGATGTATACCCGCTGGGCTGAGAAGCATCGTTTCCATGTGGAAATCTTAGACTATCATCCGGGGGATGTGGCAGGAATTGATTCGGTGACATTAAAGATTTCGGGGCATAACGCTTTTGGCTATTTACGGTCTGAACGTGGAGTTCATCGATTTGTACGAATTTCCCCTTTTGATTCTGCTGGACGGCGTCACACTTCTTTTGTGTCGGTCGATATTATGCCAGAATTGGATGAATCGATTGAAATTGATATTAATCCAGCTGATGTTAAAATGGATGTTTATCGGGCGTCGGGGGCTGGTGGTCAACATATTAATAAAACCTCTTCAGCGGTTCGTTTGACCCACTTGCCCACGGGAATTGTTGTTGCATCACAACAGCAGCGTTCCCAATTTCAGAATAAAGATACAGCTTATGGTATGTTGAAAGCCAAACTTTATCAATTGGAGATGGACAAAAAAGAAGCTGAACGCGCTGAAATATCAGGTGATCACTTGGATAATGGCTGGGGATCACAGATTCGGTCGTATGTTTTTCAGCCATATCGGATGGTCAAAGATCATCGGACTAATTATGAAAATGGAAATCCACAGGGTGTGATGGACGGAAATTTGGATGGGTTTATGAATGCATATTTACAGTGGAAACTAGGTTTATTAAACCCAGAATAA